Proteins encoded in a region of the Marmota flaviventris isolate mMarFla1 chromosome 3, mMarFla1.hap1, whole genome shotgun sequence genome:
- the Pnma2 gene encoding paraneoplastic antigen Ma2, which yields MAVALLEDWCRIMSVDDQKSLMVMGIPVDCDEAEIQAILQETLKSLGRYRLLGKIFRKQENANAVLLELMEDIDVSVIPSEVQGKGGVWKVIFKTPNQDTEFLERLNIFLEKEGQTVSSMFRALGHDGVSPATVPCISPELLAHLLGQAMAHAPQPLLPMRYRKLRVFSGSAKPGPEEEPFEVWLEQATEIVKEWPVSEAEKKRWLVESLRGPALDLMHIVQADNPAISVEECLEAFKQVFGSLESRRTSQVRYLKTFQEEGEKVSAYLLRLETLLRRAVEKRAIPKNIVDQVRLEQVMAGANLGEVLWCRLRELKDQGPLPNFLELMKVVREEEEEEASFGNENIPGRAGARL from the coding sequence ATGGCAGTGGCACTGTTAGAGGACTGGTGCAGGATCATGAGTGTGGATGACCAGAAGTCGCTGATGGTGATGGGCATACCAGTGGACTGCGATGAGGCTGAGATCCAGGCAATCCTGCAGGAGACTTTAAAGTCTCTGGGCAGGTATAGATTGCTTGGCAAGATATTCCGGAAGCAGGAGAATGCCAATGCCGTCTTATTGGAGCTTATGGAGGATATTGATGTCTCAGTGATCCCTAGTGAGGTTCAGGGAAAGGGGGGTGTCTGGAAAGTGATCTTTAAGACCCCTAACCAGGACACTGAATTTCTTGAAAGACTGAACATCTTTCTAGAAAAAGAGGGACAGACAGTCTCAAGTATGTTCCGAGCCCTTGGGCACGATGGGGTATCTCCAGCTACAGTACCCTGTATATCTCCAGAGTTACTGGCCCATCTGTTGGGACAGGCAATGGCACATGCCCCTCAGCCCCTGCTACCCATGAGATATCGGAAACTGAGAGTGTTCTCAGGGAGTGCCAAGCCTGGCCCAGAGGAAGAGCCATTTGAGGTCTGGTTGGAACAGGCCACTGAGATAGTCAAAGAGTGGCCCGTCTCAGAGGCAGAAAAGAAGAGGTGGCTGGTGGAGAGCCTGCGTGGCCCCGCCCTGGACCTCATGCACATAGTGCAGGCAGACAACCCAGCCATCAGTGTGGAGGAGTGTCTGGAGGCCTTTAAACAGGTGTTTGGGAGCCTGGAGAGCCGCAGGACCTCCCAGGTGAGATACCTGAAGACCTttcaggaggaaggggagaaagtCTCAGCCTATCTGCTAAGACTAGAAACCCTGCTCCGGAGAGCTGTGGAGAAACGGGCCATCCCCAAGAATATCGTGGACCAGGTCCGCCTGGAGCAGGTCATGGCTGGGGCCAACCTTGGTGAGGTTCTCTGGTGTCGGCTTAGGGAGTTAAAGGATCAGGGCCCGCTTCCCAACTTCCTGGAGTTGATGAAGGTAGTacgggaagaagaggaggaagaggcctCCTTTGGAAATGAGAATATCCCTGGGCGCgctggtgcacgcctgtaa